One stretch of Dethiosulfovibrio peptidovorans DNA includes these proteins:
- a CDS encoding chemotaxis protein CheC — translation MEYTDFSSLHLDAIREIVNIGAGNAATALSDMLGQSIDMGVPNADIVSIYDVSEYFGSPEKFAAAIYTHGEGAFPCNLIFIQDEEMIQKLVDAVFMARMNTTGREFPEEMRDSCLAELGNIVLSSFLNAVSGMIGADPISISVPGVAHDMLGAILQFVAVIFAQTGEHALLMNTTLQLDGVDSKLKGNIMIVPEPGALEILLSKLGVL, via the coding sequence ATGGAATATACTGACTTCAGTTCGTTGCATTTGGACGCTATCAGGGAAATTGTCAATATCGGCGCAGGGAACGCTGCCACGGCTTTGTCCGATATGTTGGGGCAATCCATTGATATGGGGGTCCCTAACGCGGATATTGTCTCTATTTATGACGTATCCGAGTATTTTGGTTCCCCTGAAAAATTTGCGGCGGCTATCTACACACACGGAGAAGGAGCGTTCCCTTGTAATCTTATATTCATTCAAGATGAAGAGATGATCCAAAAACTTGTCGATGCCGTATTCATGGCCAGGATGAATACAACTGGCCGAGAGTTTCCCGAAGAGATGCGAGACAGCTGCTTGGCTGAATTGGGTAATATCGTGCTGAGTTCTTTTTTAAACGCTGTAAGCGGAATGATTGGTGCCGATCCTATCAGTATCTCGGTTCCTGGTGTCGCTCATGATATGCTGGGGGCAATCCTCCAGTTTGTGGCGGTGATCTTTGCTCAAACAGGAGAGCACGCTTTGTTAATGAACACAACTCTGCAGCTGGATGGAGTTGACTCGAAGTTGAAGGGGAATATCATGATTGTTCCCGAACCTGGGGCTTTGGAGATCTTATTGTCCAAGTTGGGGGTGCTCTGA
- a CDS encoding chemotaxis protein CheD, with protein sequence MGKGQHVGMADAILVKHPGKLVSLGLGSCIGLVLYDEVAKIAAMAHIMLPESREGKDNPKPGKFADTAVPLLLDMLLKAGAKRDRIKAKMAGGAQMFNVPGSKSGFLAVGSRNSEETEKQLAKSGIKLVASDTGGNKGRSVEFSTDNWVLEIKTLGTGKQGI encoded by the coding sequence ATGGGCAAGGGGCAGCATGTCGGCATGGCCGACGCCATCTTGGTAAAGCACCCGGGAAAGCTCGTTTCTTTGGGGCTGGGATCTTGTATTGGCTTGGTGCTCTACGATGAGGTTGCCAAGATTGCAGCAATGGCTCATATTATGTTGCCAGAGAGCCGGGAGGGTAAGGATAATCCCAAGCCTGGAAAGTTTGCTGATACGGCGGTTCCTCTGCTTCTTGATATGCTCCTGAAGGCTGGAGCTAAGCGGGATCGAATCAAGGCAAAAATGGCAGGAGGGGCTCAAATGTTCAATGTTCCGGGCTCCAAGTCAGGATTTTTGGCCGTAGGGTCACGGAATTCTGAGGAGACGGAGAAGCAGTTGGCAAAATCCGGTATTAAACTTGTTGCCTCAGATACGGGAGGGAACAAGGGGCGAAGTGTGGAGTTCTCTACGGACAACTGGGTGCTCGAGATCAAGACGCTGGGTACGGGTAAACAGGGTATCTGA